In Trichocoleus desertorum ATA4-8-CV12, a single genomic region encodes these proteins:
- a CDS encoding cyclic nucleotide-binding domain-containing protein, whose product MNRKLCIEDLLRLEPFQQLSQARLEWVCDRTQVVEVQMGEALVEEGGPHRGLFILVKGQMAVVRRTEGVEIPLGRHQAPAFFGEIQVLTDDLAPVTLRALSDCYLHELEANDFLTLLHECRTFERMVFRIMEKRLRGLESFIRGREKMAALGTLAAGLAHELNNPAAALVRALREMPPAILELQRMNLVYGQRQVDDAHTQQWLQARDAGYDLILNNRVDAVTLSDRTDLLENWLEDYGVTQAWKLAEPLAEGGIETETLDQLMARWRDDPTELREIGLHWLSLSFEVISMIKHGLRGAERISELVQAMKSYSYLDQGTQQEVDVHQGLEDTLRLFAHKLKQCIQVQRCYDKQLPKLLAYGSELNQVWTNLIDNAIDAMNGTGLLTITTQHKGHSIRVDITDSGNGIPPELQSRIFEPFFTTKPVGKGSGLGLEAVRRIVENRHRGTILVESQPGKTCFSICLPLVMSLGNSSSPKT is encoded by the coding sequence GTGAACCGCAAGTTGTGCATTGAAGACCTACTCAGATTAGAGCCGTTTCAGCAGCTCTCTCAAGCGCGATTGGAGTGGGTGTGCGATCGCACTCAGGTTGTGGAAGTACAGATGGGAGAAGCACTCGTTGAAGAGGGAGGCCCCCATCGAGGCTTGTTTATCTTAGTCAAGGGCCAGATGGCAGTTGTGCGCCGTACCGAAGGAGTAGAAATTCCCCTGGGGCGACATCAAGCGCCCGCCTTCTTCGGGGAAATTCAAGTCCTGACCGATGATCTTGCTCCTGTGACGCTGCGAGCATTGAGCGATTGTTATCTGCATGAACTTGAGGCCAATGACTTTCTCACCCTGCTACACGAATGCCGAACCTTTGAGCGGATGGTATTTCGCATTATGGAAAAGCGGTTGCGTGGGTTAGAGTCCTTCATCCGAGGTCGAGAGAAAATGGCAGCCTTAGGCACTCTGGCCGCAGGTCTAGCTCACGAACTCAACAATCCAGCCGCCGCTCTGGTACGGGCATTGCGCGAGATGCCCCCAGCTATTCTAGAACTCCAGCGCATGAACTTAGTCTACGGCCAACGCCAAGTGGACGATGCTCATACTCAACAGTGGTTACAAGCGCGAGACGCAGGCTATGACTTGATTCTCAACAATCGCGTAGATGCTGTGACCTTGAGCGATCGCACAGATCTCTTGGAAAACTGGCTAGAAGACTATGGCGTTACCCAGGCTTGGAAACTGGCAGAACCCCTCGCAGAAGGAGGTATTGAGACTGAAACGTTAGACCAACTGATGGCACGTTGGCGAGATGATCCGACTGAACTGCGCGAGATTGGGTTGCACTGGCTATCACTTTCATTTGAGGTGATATCTATGATCAAACATGGTCTGCGGGGAGCAGAGCGAATTTCGGAACTGGTGCAAGCAATGAAGTCCTACTCCTACCTAGATCAAGGTACTCAGCAAGAAGTAGATGTGCATCAAGGATTAGAGGATACACTGCGACTGTTTGCTCACAAACTCAAGCAGTGTATCCAAGTTCAACGGTGTTACGATAAACAGCTTCCCAAGTTGCTGGCTTACGGCAGCGAACTCAATCAGGTATGGACAAATCTAATCGATAACGCCATTGATGCCATGAACGGCACCGGATTACTAACCATTACGACTCAGCACAAAGGCCATTCTATCCGTGTTGACATCACAGATTCTGGCAATGGTATTCCACCTGAACTTCAGTCACGTATCTTTGAGCCATTCTTCACGACCAAGCCAGTAGGCAAAGGATCAGGGCTGGGCTTGGAAGCCGTACGACGCATTGTCGAAAATCGGCATCGAGGCACGATTTTGGTTGAATCGCAGCCAGGAAAAACTTGCTTTAGTATTTGCTTACCC